A single region of the Triticum dicoccoides isolate Atlit2015 ecotype Zavitan chromosome 2B, WEW_v2.0, whole genome shotgun sequence genome encodes:
- the LOC119365415 gene encoding probable potassium transporter 15, producing the protein MAAESSAAAGMRKAPSMEWRWVSAGEEEDDELEGRGAGGPAAVGAAGRGGSFESESEEDNGEYEDEDEEQREARQRLIRTVPTVDWFDVEGNEVSGAQPLEDPEEFDFGRTVFLALQTLAVVFGDIGISPLYTFDVMFNKYPILEEEDVLGALSLVLYTLILMPLVKYVLVVLWANDDGEGGIFAMYSLICRNAKVSLIPNQVQAPPEKRMSSFRLKLPTDELERSIKVKEKLESSLMMKKLLLGLVLFGTAMFISNGVITPAMSVLSAVSGLKVGIPKASQDVVVMISIALLIVLYSLQRYATSKIGFIVGPCLLIWFCCLGGIGICNLSRYGSGAFKAFNPLYIFYYFGRNPFQAWLSLAGCLLCATGSEAIFSNLCHFPVRFVQFMFVLLVLPCLVLAYLGQAAFLIASEKTPEHIFFASIPGNAFWPVFLLANLAALIASRTMTIAIFQCLKQSISLGCFPRLKIVHTSRKFMAKIYIPVVNWFLLASCLGFILLFRSTSDVGNAYAIAELGVMIMATVYVTLIMLLIWETNIIKVISFLITFLSLELIFFSSALSSVGDGGWALLVFASGLVMIMFIWNYGTKLKYDSELKQKLSRDLMRKLGPNLGTMRAPGLGLVYSEIVTGVPAIFGHFLTALPAIHSIIVFVCVRNVPVPAVPQSERFLFQRVCTRGYHMFRCIARYGYKDKKQEHHNTFERLLIEGLEKFIQREAVELSLQSEDDVDSDEEPSTPGQIITAPNGSMYSLDAPLLVDFTPSVDTIPETPSCSTPQDPGLDYTQNLELELAFIKQAKESGAVYLIDNPIVKARKDSWFFKKLIINYFFAFLRNNCRRAIVSMSIPHSNLLQVRLTSYV; encoded by the exons ATGGCGGCCGAGTCGTCGGCGGCGGCCGGCATGCGGAAGGCGCCCTCCATGGAGTGGCGCTGGGTGTccgcgggggaggaggaggacgacgagctgGAGGGCCGCGGGGCGGGGGGCCCCGCGGCCGTCGGGGCGGCGGGCAGGGGCGGCAGCTTCGAGTCCGAGTCCGAGGAGGACAACGGCGAgtacgaggacgaggacgaggagcagAGGGAGGCCAGGCAGCGCCTGATCCGCACCGTGCCCACCGTCGACTGGTTCGACGTCGAGGGCAACGAGGTCTCCGGCGCGCAGCCGCTCGAGGACCCCGAG GAGTTCGATTTTGGCAGGACAGTATTTCTTGCTCTTCAGACTCTTGCTGTGGTTTTCGGAGATATTGGAATAAGTCCACTGTATACATTTGATGTCATGTTCAACAAGTACCCTATTCTTGAGGAGGAGGATGTTCTGGGAGCACTCTCACTAGTTCTGTATACTCTGATTTTGATGCCATTGGTGAAGTATGTCTTGGTTGTCCTTTGGGCTAATGATGATGGTGAAG GTGGTATATTTGCCATGTATTCTTTAATTTGTAGAAATGCAAAAGTGAGTCTCATTCCAAACCAAGTACAAGCTCCGCCTGAGAAGAGGATGTCAAGTTTCCGTCTCAAGCTTCCCACAGATGAGCTTGAGAGGTCCATAAAAGTAAAGGAGAAACTTGAATCTTCACTCATGATGAAGAAGTTACTTTTAGGCTTAGTACTATTTGGGACTGCCATGTTTATATCCAATGGAGTTATCACACCAGCAATGTCAG TGCTGTCTGCTGTCAGCGGCTTGAAAGTTGGGATACCAAAGGCCTCACAAG ATGTTGTGGTGATGATTTCAATTGCACTTCTTATTGTCCTGTATAGTCTACAGAGATATGCCACTAGCAAAATAGGATTTATAGTTGGCCCTTGTTTGCTGATATGGTTTTGCTGCCTTGGAGGAATTGGCATATGCAATCTCAGTAGATATGGATCGGGAGCTTTTAAGGCGTTTAATCCTCTATACATTTTTTATTATTTTGGGAGGAATCCCTTTCAGGCCTGGCTCTCCCTTGCTGGTTGTCTTTTGTGTGCAACAG GATCTGAGGCTATCTTTTCAAATCTTTGCCACTTTCCTGTACGATTTGTTCAG TTTATGTttgttcttcttgttcttccttgcCTTGTCTTGGCCTATTTAGGACAAGCTGCTTTCCTCATTGCAAGCGAAAAGACACCTGAACATATCTTCTTTGCATCTATTCCAG GGAATGCTTTCTGGCCTGTTTTCTTGCTTGCTAATTTAGCTGCACTGATTGCCAGTAGGACAATGACGATTGCTATATTCCAATGCCTAAAGCAGTCCATATCACTTGGTTGCTTTCCTCGGCTCAAAATTGTCCATACATCTCGAAAATTTATGGCTAAGATATACATTCCAGTCGTAAACTGGTTTCTGCTGGCTTCTTGTTTGGGCTTTATTCTGCTCTTCCGAAGCACATCTGATGTCGGGAATGCATATG CCATAGCTGAACTTGGGGTGATGATAATGGCCACGGTCTATGTTACACTCATAATGCTTCTAATATGGGAAACCAATATTATTAAGGTCATCTCATTCCTTATCACATTCCTATCCTTGGAGCTGATTTTCTTCTCATCAGCTCTGAGTAGTGTTGGGGATGGAGGTTGGGCACTGTTGGTCTTTGCATCTGGTCTTGTCATGATTATGTTCATCTGGAACTACGGAACCAAACTGAAGTATGACAGTGAACTCAAACAGAAGCTTTCAAGAGATCTAATGAGAAAACTGGGGCCCAACCTTGGCACAATGAGAGCGCCTGGACTAGGCTTGGTGTACAGTGAGATAGTGACAGGAGTTCCTGCAATTTTTGGTCATTTTCTGACCGCCCTCCCTGCTATCCACTCAATAATCGTATTCGTGTGCGTCAGGAATGTGCCAGTGCCTGCGGTTCCCCAAAGTGAAAGGTTTCTTTTCCAGCGTGTTTGTACAAGGGGCTATCACATGTTTCGCTGTATTGCCAG ATACGGGTACAAAGACAAGAAACAGGAGCACCATAACACATTTGAGCGCCTTCTGATAGAAGGCCTTGAAAAGTTCATACAGCGGGAGGCTGTAGAGTTGTCCCTACAGAGTGAAGATGATGTCGACTCCGATGAGGAGCCTTCAACCCCTGGACAGATAATCACTGCACCAAACGGCAGCATGTACTCACTCGATGCCCCTCTCCTGGTGGACTTTACGCCTTCAGTAGACACGATTCCTGAAACACCCAGTTGCTCAACGCCTCAAGATCCTGGGTTGGATTACACACAGAACCTTGAGCTGGAGCTCGCATTCATCAAACAGGCGAAGGAATCTGGAGCCGTGTATCTCATCGACAACCCCATCGTCAAAGCCAGGAAGGACTCATGGTTCTTCAAGAAGTTGATCATAAACTATTTTTTCGCGTTCCTGAGGAACAACTGCCGCAGGGCGATTGTGTCGATGAGCATCCCACACTCGAACCTGCTGCAGGTGCGCTTGACCTCTTATGTCTGA